Proteins encoded within one genomic window of Aerococcus viridans:
- a CDS encoding Cof-type HAD-IIB family hydrolase, with amino-acid sequence MKIERVAFFDIDGTLFDSSKYHLPIEQKVPESTYLAIEKLKANGVLPIIATGRWKNRAQDLGDLLKIDSFITSNGQAVHIENDLVYQNYIDQALVERTIDEMRSRDVPGFFDTKKGLHLLPNVFHARDYGEPFKIVDDSEYPEHVLQMLVTTENIRTVSDWLTELKVVQTGPTHLDIYPFDVSKANGIDRVLEILNMDISQTYAFGDADNDLEMLAKVGTSVAMGNGTDNVKKTADIITSEVWNDGIYKACEQLGLFD; translated from the coding sequence ATGAAGATTGAACGAGTGGCATTTTTTGATATTGACGGTACCTTATTTGACTCAAGCAAGTACCATTTACCCATTGAACAAAAGGTTCCTGAGTCAACCTACCTTGCCATTGAAAAGTTAAAAGCCAATGGCGTGCTACCAATTATTGCAACAGGTCGCTGGAAGAACCGGGCTCAGGACTTGGGTGACTTATTGAAGATTGATTCATTTATCACTTCAAATGGTCAGGCAGTTCATATCGAAAATGACCTTGTTTATCAAAACTATATTGACCAAGCACTAGTTGAACGTACGATTGACGAGATGCGTTCTCGCGATGTGCCAGGCTTTTTTGACACCAAGAAAGGACTTCATTTACTACCAAATGTCTTTCATGCCAGGGATTACGGTGAACCATTTAAGATTGTGGATGATAGTGAATATCCTGAACACGTCCTTCAAATGCTCGTAACCACTGAAAATATCCGGACTGTGAGCGACTGGTTAACTGAATTGAAAGTCGTTCAAACGGGGCCGACTCATTTGGATATCTATCCATTCGACGTGTCTAAAGCTAATGGGATTGACAGGGTTCTTGAGATATTGAATATGGATATTTCACAAACTTATGCCTTCGGTGACGCCGACAACGATCTTGAAATGTTGGCCAAGGTTGGCACCTCAGTTGCAATGGGTAATGGGACCGATAACGTCAAGAAAACTGCAGATATTATCACTTCTGAGGTCTGGAATGACGGCATTTATAAAGCCTGTGAACAATTAGGTTTGTTTGATTAA
- a CDS encoding Gfo/Idh/MocA family protein, whose product MIKWGIIGAGNIANRFADSLEEVTDGELYAVANRTIEKAEAFKANHPCEKAYGSYQELLDDNQVDAVYIALPHKYHLEWVLKAIQAGKAILCEKPATMNQAEVSKIEAALDAKPVFFMEAMKSRFTPAYQAVKELVAQGEIGEVHTVTTSLCRNFDESNASYHFEKDQGGCLLDMGVYNAALLEDFLPGEFVLKNLDYKLHDSQVEVYVNAVFDVNGKEAVLESGFDRLTDAKAVISGSKGEIVLYDFHRPTKFDLIVADRVTNNEILNIVDDFYGEITHVHANLKAGRLESNRMPIADTKKFAAIIDQLKAEIF is encoded by the coding sequence ATGATTAAGTGGGGAATTATCGGCGCAGGAAATATCGCCAACCGTTTTGCGGATAGTCTAGAGGAGGTAACTGACGGTGAATTATACGCAGTTGCCAACCGGACGATTGAAAAGGCTGAAGCTTTCAAAGCTAACCATCCATGTGAAAAGGCTTATGGGTCTTACCAAGAATTATTGGACGACAACCAAGTGGACGCGGTCTACATTGCTTTACCGCATAAATACCATTTGGAATGGGTCTTGAAAGCCATCCAAGCAGGCAAAGCCATTCTTTGTGAAAAACCAGCGACTATGAATCAAGCTGAAGTTTCAAAAATTGAAGCAGCTTTAGATGCTAAACCCGTTTTCTTTATGGAAGCCATGAAGAGTCGCTTTACCCCTGCTTATCAAGCGGTGAAAGAATTGGTTGCACAAGGTGAAATTGGGGAAGTCCATACGGTAACCACTTCTTTATGCCGAAATTTCGATGAGTCCAATGCTTCTTACCATTTTGAAAAAGATCAAGGTGGCTGTTTACTAGATATGGGTGTCTATAACGCTGCCTTACTAGAAGACTTCTTGCCAGGTGAATTTGTCCTGAAAAACTTGGATTACAAGTTACATGATAGTCAAGTAGAAGTATACGTGAATGCGGTATTTGACGTGAACGGTAAGGAAGCAGTGCTAGAATCAGGTTTTGACCGATTAACAGACGCAAAAGCAGTGATTTCAGGAAGTAAAGGGGAAATTGTGCTTTATGACTTCCACCGACCAACTAAATTTGACTTAATTGTAGCCGATAGGGTCACAAACAATGAAATTTTGAATATTGTCGATGATTTTTATGGTGAAATTACCCATGTCCATGCCAATCTAAAAGCAGGTAGATTAGAAAGCAACCGGATGCCAATAGCGGATACTAAGAAATTCGCAGCCATTATTGATCAATTGAAAGCAGAAATATTTTAG
- a CDS encoding MurR/RpiR family transcriptional regulator gives MHLVQALKNDQKFTPNEKRIAAYILSNPLATSQFNLRDLATKTYTSHSAIVRFTQKLGYEGFRDFRVALIAYAQQDRFKEGAVDANFPFVPEDSTSDIADKMASLTKQTIEAMQANFDEQTFEACVKTMLDAKRIFIFAKGDTQISARSFQNKLAKLGIFIVIAEEYADEAWVASNITRTDCAIFTSYRADSVKYQQFIEILKAESVPTILISSLDAKVLAGMTDHWLTTVDLERSDSLKIGTFSSQIAIEYIFNVLFAMIFMTNYKKNNEQIAKKFTRIQRGALDD, from the coding sequence ATGCATTTAGTGCAAGCACTTAAAAATGACCAAAAATTTACGCCCAATGAAAAGCGAATTGCGGCTTATATTTTGAGCAATCCCTTAGCGACCAGCCAGTTTAATTTAAGGGACTTGGCGACTAAAACTTATACCTCACATTCAGCGATTGTTCGATTTACCCAAAAGCTAGGTTATGAAGGTTTCAGGGATTTCCGGGTGGCTTTAATTGCCTATGCCCAGCAGGACCGGTTCAAAGAAGGGGCAGTGGATGCCAATTTTCCCTTCGTACCGGAAGATTCGACTAGTGATATTGCCGACAAAATGGCTAGTTTGACCAAGCAAACGATTGAAGCTATGCAAGCCAATTTTGATGAACAGACTTTTGAAGCCTGTGTGAAAACTATGCTAGATGCCAAGCGGATATTTATTTTTGCCAAAGGTGACACGCAAATTTCAGCCCGATCTTTTCAGAATAAACTGGCTAAATTAGGGATTTTCATTGTGATAGCGGAAGAATACGCGGATGAGGCTTGGGTGGCGTCCAATATTACAAGGACAGACTGTGCCATTTTTACCTCTTACCGGGCGGATTCAGTCAAGTACCAGCAATTTATTGAGATTTTGAAAGCTGAAAGTGTGCCAACTATTTTGATTTCGTCCCTAGACGCTAAAGTTTTAGCGGGGATGACTGACCATTGGCTGACAACTGTTGATTTGGAGCGGTCAGACTCCTTGAAAATAGGAACTTTCTCTTCGCAAATTGCCATTGAATATATTTTTAATGTTTTATTTGCCATGATTTTTATGACCAATTACAAGAAAAATAACGAACAAATTGCCAAGAAGTTTACGCGAATCCAGAGAGGAGCATTAGATGATTAA
- a CDS encoding Gfo/Idh/MocA family oxidoreductase, whose translation MLNIAYIGNGKSTNRYHLPFSSRLPEIVNIQTIYSRSGKSAWPALEGVNYTSNLDDIYKDEAINLVVITTPNPTHYDLAKQTLEAGKNVLVEKPFAETRDQAKELFDLAKEKGLFIQCYQNRRYDSDFLTTQKVIESGVLGDLIDVEIHYDRYNPEFSENSTYSLIDSYTYGLGSHSLDQAISYFGMPDDVHFDTRQILGSGKLNDYFDFDLNYGNLKVAVAGSLMRFEARPSFAIYGKKGVFIKQTKDRQEDHLKLNYTPDEPGFGQDLPEHYGTLTYLDDNGVYHKEAVVSEVGDYRQVYRDIYETIINGKEKVVKDEETLLVMQIMEDGQVDLH comes from the coding sequence ATGTTAAACATTGCTTATATCGGAAACGGTAAATCCACCAACCGCTACCACCTACCCTTTTCTAGCCGCCTACCGGAAATTGTCAACATTCAAACAATTTACTCACGGTCTGGGAAAAGTGCTTGGCCAGCCCTTGAAGGCGTCAATTACACGAGTAACCTAGATGATATCTACAAGGATGAAGCCATCAACCTAGTTGTTATCACCACACCTAACCCTACCCACTATGATTTAGCCAAACAAACTCTTGAAGCCGGTAAAAATGTATTGGTTGAAAAACCATTTGCGGAAACTCGTGACCAAGCCAAAGAATTATTCGACTTAGCCAAAGAAAAAGGCCTATTCATCCAATGCTACCAAAATCGTCGCTACGATTCTGACTTCCTAACTACGCAAAAAGTCATCGAATCTGGTGTCCTTGGTGATTTGATCGATGTTGAAATTCACTACGATCGCTATAACCCTGAATTTTCAGAAAATTCAACTTATAGTTTAATCGATTCCTATACATACGGTCTAGGGTCTCATTCCCTAGACCAAGCCATTTCTTACTTCGGTATGCCTGACGATGTCCACTTCGACACCCGTCAAATTCTTGGTTCCGGCAAATTAAACGACTACTTCGATTTTGATTTAAACTACGGCAATTTAAAAGTGGCAGTAGCCGGGTCATTAATGCGGTTTGAAGCCAGACCATCTTTTGCCATTTACGGAAAAAAAGGTGTCTTCATCAAGCAAACAAAAGACCGTCAAGAAGACCACTTGAAATTAAACTACACACCTGATGAACCTGGTTTTGGACAAGACTTGCCTGAACATTACGGGACTTTAACCTACCTAGATGACAATGGCGTCTACCATAAGGAAGCGGTTGTTTCTGAAGTTGGCGATTATCGTCAAGTTTACCGCGATATTTATGAAACCATTATTAACGGCAAAGAGAAAGTCGTGAAAGATGAAGAAACATTGTTAGTGATGCAAATTATGGAAGACGGACAAGTCGATTTACATTAA
- a CDS encoding Gfo/Idh/MocA family protein — MKLGILGAGKIVVDFLSMVHDIPTIELVALLSSERSLAKNQAMADDHGINHVFTDLDALLASDIDTIYVALPNHLHYEFAKKALSANKNVICEKPFTLNLAELEELEAIALEKDLVLVEAITNQHFQNFKALKADLTKLGTIKIVEANYSQYSSRYDAFMDGEILPAFDPKKAGGALMDINIYNVHLLVGLFGAPKSATYYANVDRGIDTSGMLIMDFEDFKAVCIGSKDTDAPIKSTIQGRNGALIIDGPTNSLASYDLALRGGSSQTTDKRIHNHRMYEEFVEFEDIIRTHDMDRVKANLAHSKAVMAVIDQALASADLQLG, encoded by the coding sequence ATGAAATTAGGAATATTAGGTGCTGGTAAGATTGTCGTAGATTTCCTGTCAATGGTCCACGATATTCCAACTATAGAATTGGTTGCCCTTTTGTCATCTGAAAGATCTTTGGCTAAAAACCAAGCGATGGCGGACGACCACGGAATCAACCATGTTTTCACGGACCTAGACGCCCTATTAGCTAGCGATATCGATACCATCTACGTAGCCTTGCCTAACCATTTGCATTATGAATTTGCGAAAAAGGCACTCTCAGCCAATAAAAACGTAATTTGTGAGAAGCCATTCACCTTAAACTTGGCAGAACTGGAAGAACTGGAAGCCATCGCTCTGGAAAAAGATTTGGTATTAGTAGAAGCGATTACCAACCAACACTTCCAAAACTTCAAAGCATTAAAAGCAGATTTAACTAAACTAGGGACTATTAAAATCGTTGAAGCCAACTACTCACAATATTCAAGCCGGTATGATGCTTTTATGGACGGTGAGATTTTACCAGCCTTTGATCCAAAAAAAGCTGGTGGTGCCTTGATGGACATCAACATTTATAACGTCCATCTCTTAGTCGGCCTATTCGGTGCGCCGAAATCAGCCACCTATTATGCCAATGTAGATCGGGGAATCGATACATCAGGCATGTTGATCATGGATTTTGAAGATTTTAAAGCGGTCTGCATCGGGTCAAAAGATACCGACGCCCCAATTAAATCAACCATTCAAGGACGAAACGGTGCCTTAATTATCGATGGCCCAACCAATTCATTGGCTTCTTATGATTTGGCCTTGCGCGGAGGGTCTTCACAGACAACCGACAAACGAATTCACAACCACCGCATGTATGAAGAATTTGTTGAATTTGAAGACATCATCCGTACTCACGATATGGACCGGGTTAAAGCAAACTTAGCCCACTCTAAGGCGGTTATGGCAGTCATTGACCAAGCACTTGCTTCAGCAGATCTACAACTAGGATAA
- a CDS encoding glycerophosphodiester phosphodiesterase, which produces MTGIIAHRGYSKLFPENTMLAFKEAAKFNITGIELDVQLTSDEQVVICHDETIDRTSNGTGFIKDMTLAELKTFYFYGKFQGQVEENEDIQIPTLEEFFKWFQPLDIMVNIELKTNIFRYDGLVEKVNDLIQQYDLIDRVVLSSFQHHTMNEAKKVNSALKTGLLTMSGILKPGDYSTSHEHEFYHPFFMTLESEDFDNLAANNIGINTYTVNRSEDMEKLINAKVTNIITDDVVLGLETLNASK; this is translated from the coding sequence ATGACTGGCATTATTGCCCACCGAGGCTATTCAAAGTTATTCCCTGAAAATACCATGCTAGCTTTTAAAGAAGCAGCTAAGTTTAATATTACGGGTATTGAGCTTGATGTTCAATTAACGAGCGATGAACAGGTCGTGATTTGTCACGATGAAACCATTGACCGGACGTCAAATGGCACGGGCTTTATCAAGGACATGACCTTAGCGGAATTAAAAACCTTCTATTTTTATGGCAAATTCCAAGGACAAGTTGAAGAAAATGAAGACATTCAAATTCCAACACTCGAAGAATTTTTCAAGTGGTTCCAACCCTTGGACATCATGGTCAATATTGAATTAAAAACCAATATTTTCCGTTATGATGGTCTAGTTGAAAAGGTGAATGACCTGATTCAACAATATGACCTAATTGATCGAGTAGTCTTATCTTCCTTCCAACACCACACCATGAATGAAGCCAAAAAGGTAAATTCGGCCTTAAAAACGGGTCTTTTAACGATGAGTGGCATTTTGAAACCAGGTGATTATTCGACTAGTCACGAGCATGAATTTTATCACCCATTCTTCATGACTTTAGAGTCAGAAGATTTTGACAATCTTGCAGCCAACAATATCGGGATTAACACCTATACAGTAAACCGATCTGAAGATATGGAAAAACTAATTAATGCTAAAGTAACCAATATTATTACCGATGATGTGGTCTTAGGACTAGAAACTTTAAACGCATCAAAATAA
- a CDS encoding ABC transporter ATP-binding protein: MAKVQLNKVGKIYEDEFKAIHNIDLDIEDKEFIVFVGPSGCGKSTTLRMIAGLETISEGELRIGDEVVNNVPAKDRDIAMVFQSYALYPHMNVRDNIAFAMKMEGISKKERYAKVEEVSRPLQLTEYLDKKPGALSGGQRQRVALGRAMVRNPKVFLLDEPLSNLDAKLRVSMRSEIVELHRQLQTTFIYVTHDQTEAMTMGTRIAVLNAGRVEQFDTPENLYNNPVNRFVAEFIGSPQMNLINGRLVKTENGIAIESSEEIFPLAQEMQDNILVEATGQEIQIGLRPEHFEYKNDRFDNQTILVQTKNVEQVGADTFVYFDFHSSEREMTARLSPARRVPTHADVYLQIDINKAYLFDKTTGNSILNRRYHEE, encoded by the coding sequence ATGGCAAAAGTTCAATTAAATAAAGTCGGTAAAATTTATGAAGATGAATTTAAAGCAATCCATAATATCGATTTAGACATCGAAGATAAAGAATTTATTGTATTTGTAGGACCATCTGGTTGCGGCAAATCGACTACCCTACGTATGATCGCAGGATTAGAAACTATTTCTGAAGGGGAATTACGTATTGGTGATGAGGTTGTCAACAACGTACCTGCAAAAGACCGTGACATCGCGATGGTTTTCCAATCATACGCCTTATACCCACATATGAATGTTCGTGACAATATTGCCTTCGCAATGAAAATGGAAGGTATTTCGAAAAAAGAACGTTATGCAAAAGTTGAAGAAGTATCGAGACCACTACAACTAACTGAATACTTAGACAAGAAGCCAGGTGCCTTATCTGGTGGACAACGTCAGCGTGTGGCTTTAGGTCGTGCGATGGTACGTAATCCAAAAGTCTTCTTGTTAGATGAACCACTATCAAACCTGGATGCGAAATTACGTGTATCGATGCGTTCTGAAATCGTTGAATTGCACCGTCAATTACAAACTACCTTCATCTATGTCACACATGACCAAACCGAAGCGATGACAATGGGGACACGTATTGCAGTCTTAAATGCTGGTCGCGTTGAACAATTTGATACACCAGAAAACTTATACAATAATCCAGTAAACCGTTTTGTTGCGGAATTCATTGGCAGTCCACAAATGAACTTAATAAACGGTCGTTTAGTGAAAACGGAAAATGGTATAGCAATTGAATCAAGCGAGGAAATCTTCCCATTAGCTCAAGAGATGCAGGATAACATTTTAGTAGAAGCAACTGGTCAAGAAATTCAAATTGGGTTACGCCCAGAGCACTTTGAATATAAGAATGACCGTTTTGATAACCAGACTATTTTAGTGCAAACTAAAAATGTTGAACAAGTGGGAGCAGATACCTTCGTCTACTTTGATTTCCATTCTTCAGAACGTGAAATGACAGCGCGCTTAAGTCCAGCAAGAAGAGTGCCAACACATGCTGATGTGTATCTACAAATTGATATAAATAAAGCATACTTATTTGATAAAACTACAGGTAATTCAATTTTAAACCGTCGTTACCACGAAGAATAA
- a CDS encoding carbohydrate ABC transporter permease encodes MASTHAISTAVTNRNKQDQKYLMQQSVQRIGVIVLNVIMWLFMMFPLIYAVLMALKPSAELYDPNSILFPQNPTLTNFVQVFDIAPLGRYIVNSIIVATSVTLLQILTSLLAGFAFRFVNFKGSKLVYAIILSTMMVPGEAVIISQFLMVSGWGLNDSIIVLILPFMASAFNIFLCTQALQNFPYEIYEAAKMDGCKDLRFVFEIMFPLLRPTLGSMAVQSFLAGWNMYMWPLLVTNNDNARTVQIGISMLNSVDSQSLVLMVAGVIISMIPSLAIFVIGSKNMVKGLTAGAVKG; translated from the coding sequence ATGGCCAGCACGCATGCAATTTCAACAGCAGTCACTAACCGTAATAAACAAGATCAAAAATATTTGATGCAGCAAAGCGTTCAACGAATAGGCGTAATTGTCCTTAACGTTATCATGTGGCTTTTTATGATGTTTCCTTTAATTTATGCCGTATTAATGGCCTTGAAACCATCAGCTGAATTATATGATCCAAATTCAATTCTATTCCCGCAAAACCCAACGTTAACAAACTTCGTTCAAGTTTTTGATATCGCCCCTTTAGGTCGTTATATCGTCAACTCAATTATCGTAGCAACATCTGTTACCTTATTGCAGATTCTGACATCCTTATTAGCCGGTTTTGCTTTCAGATTTGTAAATTTCAAAGGCAGTAAATTAGTGTATGCCATAATCCTTTCTACCATGATGGTACCAGGTGAAGCGGTAATTATCTCTCAATTCTTGATGGTATCTGGTTGGGGCTTAAATGATTCAATTATTGTGTTGATCCTGCCATTTATGGCTTCAGCATTTAACATCTTTTTATGTACACAAGCGCTACAAAACTTCCCTTATGAAATTTATGAAGCAGCTAAAATGGATGGGTGTAAAGATTTACGATTTGTATTTGAAATTATGTTTCCATTACTGAGACCAACGCTTGGTTCAATGGCCGTTCAGTCATTCCTTGCAGGTTGGAACATGTATATGTGGCCGTTACTAGTAACGAATAACGATAATGCGCGAACTGTTCAAATTGGGATTTCAATGTTGAATAGTGTAGACTCACAATCATTAGTTTTAATGGTAGCGGGTGTTATTATTTCAATGATACCTAGTCTAGCCATCTTCGTTATCGGATCTAAGAACATGGTTAAAGGTTTAACTGCAGGGGCAGTGAAAGGTTAA
- a CDS encoding carbohydrate ABC transporter permease, whose protein sequence is MERTDEIVIIKAKKTLGERIQPYMYLLPALLVLTIFMFWPFIQTIFRSLYLTDSFGQMSQFLGLRNYAELFASKSFWNSMIVSFQFVLIVVLFGVTVGLIAAMLCQRSFPGIRFFSTSYAMPMAIASAGMAMIFQVMLNPTVGIVNKLIGTNQNLLTHPAWSLVVVGILTGWLNSGMNFLYFSSGLASIDDSLYESASIDGANGFQKFINITIPSLGPTFFFVIVTNVINAFQGFGQINILTKGGPGEATNVIVYDIYKNAFMNYRYGFASAESVVLFVIIMILTIIMFIIRGRSNK, encoded by the coding sequence TTGGAACGTACAGATGAAATTGTAATCATTAAAGCGAAGAAGACCTTGGGTGAACGAATCCAACCTTATATGTACTTGTTACCAGCTTTGTTAGTTTTAACAATATTTATGTTTTGGCCTTTTATCCAAACGATTTTCCGTTCGCTATATCTAACAGATTCTTTCGGTCAAATGTCTCAGTTTCTTGGATTGAGAAACTATGCTGAATTATTTGCCAGTAAATCATTCTGGAACTCTATGATAGTATCATTCCAGTTTGTTTTGATTGTTGTACTTTTTGGTGTGACAGTCGGACTAATAGCGGCTATGCTATGTCAACGGTCATTTCCTGGGATTAGATTTTTCTCTACCTCGTATGCGATGCCAATGGCTATTGCATCTGCAGGTATGGCAATGATTTTCCAAGTCATGTTAAACCCGACGGTAGGGATTGTAAACAAGTTAATCGGCACTAATCAGAACCTTTTAACTCATCCGGCATGGTCTCTTGTAGTTGTAGGGATTTTAACTGGCTGGTTAAATTCAGGGATGAACTTTTTATATTTCTCTTCTGGATTAGCGAGTATTGATGATTCTTTATATGAAAGTGCCTCAATTGATGGTGCCAACGGTTTTCAAAAATTTATCAATATTACCATTCCTTCATTAGGGCCAACTTTCTTCTTTGTTATTGTAACCAATGTGATTAACGCCTTCCAAGGTTTCGGTCAAATCAATATCTTGACTAAAGGAGGTCCAGGTGAAGCAACGAACGTAATTGTTTACGATATTTACAAGAATGCCTTTATGAATTACCGGTATGGATTTGCCTCAGCAGAATCAGTTGTTTTATTCGTCATCATTATGATTTTAACTATTATCATGTTCATCATTCGAGGAAGGAGTAATAAATAA